Proteins from one Sabethes cyaneus chromosome 2, idSabCyanKW18_F2, whole genome shotgun sequence genomic window:
- the LOC128736486 gene encoding serine-rich adhesin for platelets-like → MAIILIHLRRILLLVTVAYLCGTLVKKLVYGVRYPKINSLLFTKRLHCQLWVYLYTIYLYLYPWTSSYNPTTSFSLSSGSTYGSSRYSSEPSSSRFSTLGGSSFRPSYTFGTYRSPRTTTSNVSTYISRYSSLAAEKEKEKEREKAKEEERRREREREREQREKEREKERDREKDRLIETSRKLEAELEKEKPKFVKKSALIAAKYGATVESEDATKAGSKAAISKPKKDNAPPVTFTTRYGKTGVAREKSREPSPAARSNSITNLAGNRAKARDPSPAGGAASSRIRSRDPSPAVDNKKTGGYAAAIASKLENGINQSTTREYKRQASNTVGSFLQNRARSRDPSPTVRTKTSRESSPVETKKITKPFIARSRDPSPVVVTKTNSVTNKFTANARSQPHDAAGADAKKFSSSVTVRTGARSRDPSPAESKKIPIFTSSKLRSRDPSPASTKTSTFSSGSLRTRTRDPNKTTGMQSLTLPGTTRTRDPSPSFSKIRSRDPSPAQSCTSGTRRSSREPSPAESIREKYGLNTSSYRPYGRSNSALNTSSSRLPASSSPVPGAVALSYMTTNEAIAARVSRPSSRIANSQSRETSQCPSPLLIRSQIFSPEPPVPIVENGKKEDAEEESSSTTESSSSEEESSEETESSVEPEPKIFIEVTLVTRGTSPTPPGSTPYIRARRAEMCKTIEKTIQKQLLNVQTADKAIQSDRMDDSTRYLRYAQPTTRNWSPFLDSKFSSSGSSGYTRYSSASSRYSRDSQSQSRETSVCSNRSDATEKKEEKISTLAARVKEMSLSKSTSPKVNSSASRSSTSTPSFKQKTPPKQKSPEKPPPAPAKDGSPTKTATNAANSRINKDFRKSALNMGPAPDRPRKGSTSSSKSSSSTSSASTATPVAETITQNGTVSSSRIPQNSRASASPARRSDRSSSSSSEVSTSTTASTTSTESGGKQRIISSTDAVTDASNANNELLMRAIQLATNFVNNNRNNPIGWNDTNSVTSATESLSLDHGSKSGWEAGTHYMESIKDEDSTEEEEEEEADEANRTSGLLQAKWWNNDTVGVQHSPVTAQDASPKARTFMYRIRPVQSGEKAWWLTEDQDNKESSVESPARDTERSKTDESKTKSPGSEQVAWWLSNDGNDNDESDSRKALENNRINDEGEENKLVKLTKIDSGEKAWWMTNNASNVASKENSPEKKSPGFTLYTLEAEDQAWWDEAMADLEKKDKSSTASSSSKAPSKESTPEPKTQGFIISRVKSGERAWWMCSTEKVNEAVNSDGSSVRECSPVKAKPFKITRIESGEAPWWMTDTQENAISRSGSKANVVSRSNSFNSKQSNSPTKYKITRVESGEKAWWMDSPEEKSVSPQKLSSFIETHGEEENHQSQMDSELDEEIRNIGKFVAGLPHFPNGEFTVETVIETPLGDRASPEGVEDAKDTHRSSPYDNIPTTGNASSAEPKLDRKVQSTQEPVFISRHTNIDDLLGGSCHPLSPMMDRLFALDGLQEISPQDVRVHDSTAHFIYGSSRFNSGEDERTGKDVVKQHLISIITFTSHSQQQFISVQQCSERCGGRLSGNSSDMTSI, encoded by the exons TATCCATGGACGTCAAGCTATAATCCAACAACTTCGTTTAGTTTGTCATCCGGTTCCACCTATGGAAGCAGTAGA TACTCTTCCGAACCGTCAAGCTCACGGTTTAGTACCTTGGGTGGAAGCAGCTTTCGTCCATCGTATACTTTCGGTACTTACCGATCTCCACGGACCACCACGTCGAATGTATCGACCTACATCAGTCGTTACTCCAGCCTCGCAGCGGAAAAGGAGAAAGAAAAGGAACGTGAAAAGGCCAAAGAGGAAGAGCGGCGTCGTGAGCGGGAACGTGAACGAGAGCAACGCGAGAAAGAGCGAGAAAAAGAGCGCGATCGGGAAAAGGATCGGCTTATCGAAACTTCGCGCAAACTTGAGGCGGAGTTAGAGAAAGAGAAGCCAAAATTTGTTAAGAAATCCGCCCTTATTGCGGCAAAATATGGTGCCACGGTAGAAAGCGAAGATGCGACTAAAGCGGGATCGAAAGCAGCTATCAGTAAGCCAAAAAAGGATAACGCCCCACCCGTTACGTTTACTACTAGGTATGGGAAAACGGGAGTAGCACGTGAAAAGTCCAGAGAACCAAGTCCAGCTGCCAGGTCTAATTCAATAACCAATCTAGCAGGGAATCGTGCTAAAGCTCGAGATCCAAGTCCCGCCGGCGGGGCTGCTTCCAGTAGAATCCGTTCTAGAGATCCAAGTCCAGCGGTTGACAACAAAAAGACTGGCGGATATGCAGCGGCCATTGCTAGCAAGCTCGAGAATGGAATCAATCAATCGACAACCAGAGAATACAAGCGACAAGCATCGAATACGGTTGGAAGTTTCCTGCAGAACAGAGCAAGATCGCGAGATCCTAGTCCTACAGTTCGAACGAAAACCTCACGAGAATCCAGTCCAGTGGAAACGAAAAAGATTACGAAACCCTTCATAGCCCGATCAAGAGATCCTAGTCCAGTGGTTGTAACTAAAACGAATTCTGTGACCAATAAGTTTACGGCTAATGCGAGGTCACAACCTCATGATGCAGCTGGTGCCGACGCGAAAAAGTTCTCTAGCAGTGTTACCGTTCGAACTGGTGCAAGATCAAGAGATCCAAGTCCAGCCGAGTCAAAGAAAATTCCAATTTTCACTTCTAGTAAACTGAGATCTCGAGATCCAAGCCCAGCAAGTACGAAAACGTCGACATTTTCAAGCGGCTCACTAAGAACTAGAACACGAGATCCTA ATAAAACAACTGGAATGCAATCTCTAACGCTACCAGGGACGACCAGGACTCGAGATCCAAGTCCATCGTTTTCGAAGATACGTAGTCGCGATCCCAGTCCTGCACAGTCCTGTACATCCGGAACTAGACGTTCTTCGCGTGAGCCAAGCCCAGCGGAATCCATTCGTGAGAAGTACGGTCTCAACACAAGCTCGTACCGCCCGTACGGCAGAAGTAACAGTGCATTGAACACCAGTTCGTCTCGTCTACCGGCTAGTTCTAGTCCAGTTCCAGGTGCAGTTGCATTATCCTATATGACGACTAACGAAGCAATAGCTGCCAGAGTCAGTCGTCCTTCGTCAAGAATTGCGAACTCCCAATCCAGGGAAACCTCACAGTGTCCATCGCCTCTGTTGATTCGAAGTCAAATTTTCTCCCCCGAACCTCCAGTGCCGATCGTAGAGAATGGCAAAAAAGAGGACGCAGAAGAGGAAAGTTCGTCGACAACGGAGTCTAGCTCTTCTGAGGAAGAGTCTTCCGAAGAAACGGAAAGTAGTGTTGAACCTGAAcccaaaattttcattgaagTTACGCTGGTAACGCGTGGTACTTCTCCAACACCCCCTGGTTCTACACCGTACATCAGAGCTAGACGTGCTGAAATGTGTAAAACTATCGAAAAAACAATCCAAAAGCAGTTGTTGAATGTACAAACAGCTGACAAAGCAATTCAGTCGGATCGGATGGACGACTCAACCAGGTACCTTCGATACGCCCAGCCAACAACAAGAAACTGGTCCCCATTTCTGGACTCCAAGTTCAGCTCCAGCGGCTCTTCGGGATACACCAGATACTCAAGTGCATCCTCCCGATACAGTCGTGACAGCCAGAGTCAAAGCCGCGAAACCAGCGTCTGCTCAAACCGAAGTGACGCCACCGAAAAGAAGGAAGAGAAAATCTCAACCCTAGCAGCTCGCGTAAAAGAAATGAGCCTGTCGAAATCTACCAGCCCGAAAGTGAATTCATCCGCCAGCAGATCGTCAACGAGCACTCCTTCTTTCAAGCAGAAGACCCCTCCAAAGCAAAAATCACCCGAAAAGCCTCCACCTGCTCCAGCGAAGGACGGCTCCCCAACGAAGACGGCAACGAATGCCGCCAATTCCAGAATAAACAAAGACTTCCGCAAGTCCGCCCTAAATATGGGTCCAGCACCGGACAGACCGCGGAAAGGTTCCACTTCGTCCAGCAAGTCCAGCTCATCGACATCGTCTGCATCGACAGCGACGCCGGTAGCGGAAACGATCACTCAGAACGGCACCGTTAGTAGTAGTCGAATACCACAGAATTCACGCGCAAGTGCAAGTCCTGCCCGCCGTTCGGATCGATCTTCGTCGTCCAGCTCGGAAGTGAGCACGTCCACTACCGCTTCGACGACCTCGACAGAGTCGGGTGGAAAGCAACGCATTATATCATCGACCGATGCGGTTACCGATGCGTCAAATGCCAACAACGAACTGCTGATGCGTGCAATTCAGTTGGCAACGAACTTTGTCAACAACAATCGCAATAATCCGATCGGTTGGAACGATACCAACAGTGTGACGAGTGCGACTGAAAGTCTAAGCTTAGACCATGGGTCGAAATCCGGCTGGGAAGCGGGAACGCATTACATGGAAAGCATAAAAGATGAAGATTCTACCGAAgaagaggaggaggaggaggccgATGAAGCAAACCGCACGTCCGGTTTGCTGCAGGCAAAATGGTGGAACAATGATACTGTGGGCGTTCAACATTCACCAGTTACGGCACAAGATGCCTCACCTAAAGCTAGAACTTTCATGTACCGCATTCGACCCGTTCAGTCGGGCGAGAAAGCTTGGTGGCTGACCGAGGATCAGGACAATAAGGAATCATCCGTTGAGTCACCTGCCAGAGATACTGAACGTTCGAAAACGGATGAAAGTAAAACTAAGAGTCCAGGATCGGAACAGGTGGCTTGGTGGTTGTCAAATGATGGAAACGATAACGACGAAAGTGACAGCCGAAAGGCACTGGAAAATAATCGAATTAACGATGAAGGTGAAGAAAATAAGCTCGTGAAGCTCACTAAAATTGATTCAGGCGAGAAGGCCTGGTGGATGACAAATAATGCGAGTAACGTAGCTTCCAAAGAAAACTCACCGGAGAAGAAGAGTCCAGGATTTACGCTGTACACGCTGGAAGCTGAAGACCAAGCTTGGTGGGACGAAGCCATGGCAGATTTGGAGAAGAAAGATAAATCAAGTACTGCTAGCAGTAGCAGTAAAGCTCCATCTAAAGAATCAACACCGGAGCCCAAAACTCAAGGTTTCATAATTTCCCGTGTCAAATCCGGTGAACGGGCATGGTGGATGTGTAGTACGGAAAAAGTAAACGAAGCAGTGAACAGTGATGGCTCCTCAGTTCGAGAGTGCAGTCCCGTGAAGGCGAAACCGTTCAAAATCACCCGAATAGAATCGGGCGAAGCTCCTTGGTGGATGACAGACACGCAGGAAAACGCCATCTCCCGGTCCGGATCCAAAGCAAACGTTGTCAGCCGTTCGAACAGTTTCAATTCGAAACAATCCAACAGTCCAACGAAGTATAAAATAACTCGAGTTGAGTCCGGCGAGAAAGCCTGGTGGATGGACAGTCCGGAGGAGAAGAGTGTAAGTCCCCAAAAGTTATCCTCTTTCATCGAAACACACGGAGAGGAGGAAAACCATCAGTCTCAAATGGACAGTGAATTAGACGAGGAGATACGAAATATAGGAAAATTTGTTGCTGGTTTACCGCATTTTCCTAACGGTGAGTTCACTGTGGAAACAGTTATCGAAACTCCCCTTGGTGATCGTGCTAGTCCGGAGGGCGTCGAAGACGCCAAAGATACCCATCGATCATCGCCGTACGACAACATTCCCACGACCGGCAATGCATCCAGCGCGGAACCGAAACTGGACCGAAAAGTCCAGTCTACCCAGGAGCCGGTATTTATTTCACGCCATACCAACATCGACGATCTGCTGGGCGGATCATGTCACCCGCTGAGTCCAATGATGGATCGTTTGTTCGCTTTGGACGGCTTGCAGGAAATCTCACCACAGGATGTGCGGGTGCACGACAGCACGGCGCATTTCATCTATGGCAGCAGCCG GTTCAACAGTGGTGAAGACGAGCGAACGGGCAAAGATGTG